In Nicotiana tabacum cultivar K326 chromosome 11, ASM71507v2, whole genome shotgun sequence, a single window of DNA contains:
- the LOC107813830 gene encoding protein kinase G11A-like produces MLTSLVHEDTDLSPSPTISSATLEVEEVRLSVNSEVETTIYNAHTSISYSIKPHATSNDPCWNAMRRVQTEVASLSLDDFSFIQKVGSGDIGSVYLVELKGNKGCLFAAKVMDKEELVTRSKEGRAKTEREILEMLDHPFLPTLYTTLDTDKWSLLLTEFCPGGDLHVLRQRQPEKRFDEAAVRFYTSEVVVALEYLHMMGIIYRDLKPENVLVRSDGHIMLTDFDLSLKCDDSTVMPQLVQERSPKLDHNSNDQSSNNSPPYNSSSCILPNCIVPHVSCLYSKHRQRRRRTIRRRFRMVAEPIEARSMSFVGTHEYLAPEIVSGEGHGNAVDWWTLGIFIYELLYGVTPFRGLDNEFTLSNIVARPFEFPKEPMVPTTAKDLITQLLVKDPTMRMGSTMGATTIKQHPFFDGVNWALLRCTTPPHIPQYFKTRDFVSSYDNCDDYVDYY; encoded by the exons ATGTTAACATCTCTGGTCCACGAGGACACTGACTTGTCGCCATCTCCAACCATTAGCTCCGCCACGTTAGAGGTGGAAGAAGTCCGTCTTAGCGTGAACTCGGAGGTGGAAACAACCATATACAATGCTCATACTTCCATTTCATACTCCATAAAGCCCCATGCAACGTCTAACGATCCATGTTGGAACGCCATGCGTCGTGTCCAGACAGAAGTCGCGAGTTTGAGCCTTGATGATTTTAGCTTCATTCAAAAAGTTGGGAGTGGTGACATTGGTTCTGTTTATCTTGTTGAATTAAAGGGAAATAAAGGGTGTTTATTTGCAGCTAAAGTGATGGATAAGGAAGAATTGGTTACTAGGAGTAAAGAAGGTAGAGCTAAGACAGAAAGAGAAATATTGGAAATGTTGGACCACCCTTTTTTGCCTACCCTTTATACAACGTTGGACACTGATAAATGGTCTCTTTTGTTGACTGAATTTTGTCCTGGTGGTGATCTTCATGTTCTCCGGCAACGGCAGCCGGAAAAAAGATTTGATGAAGCCGCCGTCCG GTTCTACACATCAGAAGTGGTGGTTGCTTTAGAGTATTTACACATGATGGGGATAATTTATCGTGATTTAAAGCCTGAAAATGTGTTAGTAAGATCAGATGGTCATATTATGTTAACTGATTTTGATCTCTCATTAAAATGTGACGATTCAACAGTAATGCCTCAGCTTGTTCAAGAAAGAAGTCCAAAATTAGATCATAATTCAAATGATCAATCCTCCAATAATTCACCTCCATATAATTCTTCGTCGTGCATTCTGCCAAATTGTATCGTGCCACATGTCTCGTGCTTGTACTCTAAACACaggcaaagaagaagaagaacgattCGACGGCGGTTCAGGATGGTAGCAGAGCCAATCGAGGCACGATCAATGTCATTTGTTGGGACCCACGAGTACTTGGCCCCAGAAATTGTATCAGGGGAAGGCCATGGCAATGCAGTGGATTGGTGGACACTAGGGATTTTCATATATGAATTGCTATATGGTGTGACGCCTTTTAGAGGACTTGACAATGAATTCACCCTTTCAAACATTGTGGCTCGACCCTTTGAGTTCCCTAAGGAACCAATGGTTCCAACCACGGCTAAGGACTTGATCACCCAACTTTTGGTTAAGGACCCTACCATGAGAATGGGGTCCACAATGGGGGCCACAACAATCAAACAACATCCTTTCTTTGATGGTGTGAATTGGGCACTCTTGAGATGTACTACCCCACCTCATATTCCCCAATATTTCAAAACTAGAGACTTTGTCTCATCTTATGATAATTGTGATGATTATGTTGATTATTATTAA